In Myripristis murdjan chromosome 18, fMyrMur1.1, whole genome shotgun sequence, the sequence CTGTCTTGGCCCAGAACCACAGGAGCATCAGGCTGGTCGGGAAGGTCTGTGCTCTTATCTGGGCCTTGGCTCTGCTCTGCACCATTCCCTTTTACGTGTTCCGTGACACTGTTCAAAAACAGAACGGGAAGGTTATTTGTTACTACAATTATGCTCAACACCTCCCTTCTGGACACTTTGACCTGGCATCTGTATGTAGGTCGCGCCAGCAGACTATGGGCTTCATGAAGCTGTTTTTAGCCTTCCTAATCCCCCTGGTGGTCATCATCACCAGCTACGCGGCTGTGACAGCCAGATTGGCAAGTCGAGGCTGTCGGCGCTCTTTCCGTTTTGTGCGGCTCGTGGTCGCTGTGGTGATGAGCTTTGTGCTCTGCTGGGCCCCATACCACCTCTTCAGCACTATGGAGGTGCTAGCCCATGACGGGTCATCCTTAGAGCGATTTGTAGGCCGTGCCCTGCCTATTGCAGCGAGCATCACCTTCCTCAACAGTGTTCTCAACCCTGTCCTGTATGTGTTCAGCTGCCCAGACCTGTGCAGTAAGATTAGACATTCTTTCGGAGCGGTGATGGAGACCGTACTGGCTGAGGATCTTCTGGATTTCGGACGGC encodes:
- the LOC115376606 gene encoding prostaglandin D2 receptor 2, coding for MATSSASLYCPLIQRMVNSGEPSNSTGKISALAVSMVSLHGFISCFGILENLLILGVVGFHVRRSVISIWILNLAASDLLATASLPFFTLFMARGHTWTLGTTFCRLHSSMFFLNMFVSGFLLAAISLDRCLVVLRPVLAQNHRSIRLVGKVCALIWALALLCTIPFYVFRDTVQKQNGKVICYYNYAQHLPSGHFDLASVCRSRQQTMGFMKLFLAFLIPLVVIITSYAAVTARLASRGCRRSFRFVRLVVAVVMSFVLCWAPYHLFSTMEVLAHDGSSLERFVGRALPIAASITFLNSVLNPVLYVFSCPDLCSKIRHSFGAVMETVLAEDLLDFGRRRNTAHSINGSSEVGMRGRPSLPTISLRAEDAEEQ